A genomic stretch from Juglans microcarpa x Juglans regia isolate MS1-56 chromosome 3S, Jm3101_v1.0, whole genome shotgun sequence includes:
- the LOC121258312 gene encoding phosphatidylinositol 4-kinase alpha 1 isoform X3, whose translation MEALKELCDLVAQNPTLFSDKLAWLCNRCPQPESLFAGSPRVSRSQLNAVLAVSRFLSKCSDFSDPRPKSVVLGFLRSVPFSFAGSFWPQSFTTDSIASFFCDFLSYISNAAELSSDFSTEIAGFTGDAVLSAISENSSIARVFLTALAQSFLPILPSDADKLVTCLIDQLAIPVPVPGTPREQVATSNSATSSTQSSPLSANHYQPNESASPGNEVSHVSGSTSSSRVGDEATSATSSRGSMVMNGGSIVWKSGVDQLALNLGFNDGGGGEATFRQQVASFEEESIESLEKQEIAFKLIAHVLDKVHIDSRLSDQVRLIVKKQLQSLSFFLKIRKRDWNEQGVLLKGRINTKLSAYQAAAKLQIKSIVVLDSDGKFTKRLVHEAVALLIDAAEACLLSVWRKLRSCEELFDSLLAGVAQVSVARGGQPLRVLLIRLKPIALAVCAQQADTWGSSQGAMFESVMKTSCQIIESCWTKDRAPVDTYIMGLATSIRERNDYEEQGNKEKQAIPVVQLNVIRLLADLNVAVKKSEVVDMILPLFVESLEEGDASTPSLLRLRLLDAVSRIASLGFEKSYRETVVLMTRSYLGKLSSLGSAESRTVPPEATTERVETLPAGFLLIASGLMSVKLRSDYRHRLLSLCSDVGLAAESKSGRSGADFLGPLLPAVAEICSDFNPTIDVEPSLLKLFRNLWFYFALFGLAPPIQNFQVPTKSMSSTLNSVGSMGAIALQAVGGPYMWNTQWSSSVQRIAQGTPPLVVSSVKWLEDELELNALHNPGSRRGSGNEKAAVTQRAALSAALGGRVDVAAMSTISGVKATYLLAVAFLEIIRFNSNGGILNGGTTVTTSRSAFSCVFEYLKTPNLMPAVFQCLTAIVHRAFETAVSWLDDRISDTGDQAEVRESILFAHTCFLIKSMSRREEHIRDIAVNLLTQFRDRFPQVLWNSSCLDSLLFSIHNESPSAVVNDPAWMVAVRSLYQKIVREWIIKSLSYAPCTSQGLLQEKLCKANTWQRAQHTTDVVSLLSEIRIGTGKSDCWTGIQTANIPAVMAAAAAASGANLKLTEAFNLEVLSTGIVSATVKCNHAGEITGMRNACSTFGFQSGASTGFGLGAGFQRLISGAFPQQSQAEDDLYDGWLLTNFVRLLQQFVNTAEKGGELDKSQFRKICSQATALLLSNLGSDSKSNVEGFSQLLRLLCWCPAYISTPDAMETGVFIWTWLVSAAPQLGSLVLAELVDAWLWTIDTKRGLFASEARCSGPSAKLKPHLAPGEPETPPEIDPVEQIIAHRLWLGFLIDRFEVVRHNSIEQLLLLGRLLQGTTKFPWNFSRHPAATGTFFTVMLMGLKFCSCQSQGNLQNFKAGLQLLEDRIYRASLGWFAYEPEWYDMNNMSFALSEAQSVSVFVQYLSNERVDQSESKARPRENGSSLIDVNDQYHPVWGQMENYTIGREKRKQLLLMLCQHEADRLEIWAQPLNSKETTSRSKINSEKWIEYARTAFSVDPRISFSLASRFPTNTHLKAEITQLVQSHILDIRCIPEALPYFVTPKAADENSALLQQLPHWAACSITQALEFLTPAYKGHPRVMAYVLRVLESYPPERVTFFMPQLVQALRYDEERLVEGYLLRAAQRSDIFAHILIWHLQGETCGPESGKDAAAGKNSSFQALLPSVRQHIIDEFSPKALDMFQREFDFFDKVTSISGVLFPLPKEERRAGIRRELEKIEVEGEDLYLPTAPNKLVRGIRVDSGIPLQSAAKVPIMITFNVVDRDGDYSNIKPQACIFKVGDDCRQDVLALQVIALLRDIFEAVGLNLYLFPYGVLPTGPERGIIEVVPNTRSRSQMGETTDGGLFEIFQQDYGPVGSPSFEAARQNFIISSAGYAVASLLLQPKDRHNGNLLFDNEGRLVHIDFGFILETSPGGNMRFESAHFKLSHEMTQLLDPSGVMKSETWNQFVSLCVKGYLAARRYMDGIINTVLLMLDSGLPCFSRGDPIGNLRRRFHPEMSEREAAIFMMRVCTDAYNKWTTAGYDLIQYLQQGIEK comes from the exons ATGGAGGCTCTGAAGGAGCTCTGCGACCTGGTCGCTCAGAACCCGACCCTTTTCTCTGACAAGCTCGCGTGGTTGTGCAACCGGTGCCCCCAACCCGAGTCCCTTTTTGCCGGATCTCCTCGGGTCTCCCGCTCTCAGCTCAATGCTGTCCTCGCCGTCTCCCGCTTCCTCTCCAAATGCTCCGATTTCTCCGATCCCCGACCAAAATCCGTCGTCCTCGGGTTCCTCCGCTCCGTTCCCTTCTCGTTTGCGGGGTCTTTTTGGCCTCAATCCTTCACCACAGACTCGATCGCCTCCTTCTTCTGCGATTTCCTGAGCTACATCTCCAATGCCGCTGAATTGTCCTCCGATTTTTCCACAGAGATCGCAGGGTTCACCGGAGACGCTGTGTTATCGGCAATTAGTGAGAATTCCTCGATTGCTAGGGTTTTCTTAACAGCCTTGGCGCAGAGTTTCCTGCCCATTTTGCCCTCCGATGCCGATAAATTGGTCACTTGCCTCATCGATCAACTCGCGATCCCGGTCCCAGTCCCCGGCACACCGAGAGAGCAAGTTGCAACGTCGAATTCTGCGACTTCATCGACGCAGAGCTCCCCGTTGAGCGCGAACCATTACCAGCCGAATGAGAGTGCGAGTCCCGGAAATGAGGTGAGCCACGTGTCCGGTTCAACCTCCAGTTCGAGGGTTGGGGACGAGGCCACGAGTGCGACGTCATCGAGGGGTTCGATGGTGATGAATGGGGGAAGCATCGTCTGGAAGAGTGGGGTCGATCAGTTGGCTCTGAATCTGGGGTTCAATGATGGGGGTGGAGGTGAAGCTACGTTTAGGCAACAGGTCGCTTCGTTCGAGGAGGAGTCCATTGAGAGCTTGGAAAAGCAGGAGATTGCATTCAAACTCATTGCGCATGTTTTGGATAAGGTCCATATTGATTCTAGACTTTCTGATCAGGTGAGGTTGATTGTGAAGAAGCAGCTCcaatctttatctttttttctgaAG ATTCGGAAGCGGGATTGGAACGAACAGGGGGTGCTTTTGAAAGGCAGAATCAATACGAAGCTATCGGCTTATCAGGCTGCGGCTAAGTTGCAAATTAAGAGTATTGTGGTCCTTGACTCTGACGGAAAATTCACTAAGAGGTTGGTGCACGAGGCAGTTGCATTGCTGATTGACGCGGCAGAAGCTTGTTTGCTCTCGGTATGGCGCAAGCTGAGATCTTGTGAAGAGCTCTTTGACTCCTTGCTCGCAGGGGTTGCACAAGTTTCTGTGGCTCGAGGAGGTCAACCACTCCGTGTTTTGCTCATCCGCCTTAAGCCCATTGCGCTGGCTGTCTGTGCACAG CAGGCTGATACTTGGGGCAGCAGCCAGGGAGCTATGTTTGAGAGTGTCATGAAGACTAGTTGTCAGATAATTGAATCTTGCTGGACCAAGGATCGGGCTCCTGTGGACACATATATCATGGGATTGGCTACAAGTATACGTGAACGGAACGATTATGAGGAACAG GGTAATAAGGAAAAACAGGCAATTCCTGTAGTGCAACTCAATGTTATACGCTTACTAGCTGACTTAAATGTGGCTGTAAAAAAATCCGAAGTGGTGGACATGATATTACCCCTTTTCGTTGAAAGCTTAGAAGAGGGTGATGCCTCAACTCCTAGTTTATTGCGACTCAGA CTTCTTGATGCTGTATCTCGAATTGCAAGCCTAGGGTTCGAGAAGTCCTATCGTGAGACAGTAGTTCTGATGACAAGAAGTTACTTAGGTAAACTCTCAAGTCTAGGATCTGCTGAAAGCAGAACAGTTCCACCTGAAGCCACAACAGAACGCGTTGAG ACTCTTCCTGCAGGATTTCTTCTGATTGCTAGTGGTCTTATGAGTGTGAAACTGCGCTCAGACTATCGTCACCGTTTGCTATCTTTATGCTCGGACGTAGGCCTGGCTGCTGAGTCCAAAAGTGGAAG GAGTGGAGCAGATTTTCTGGGGCCTCTGCTTCCTGCTGTTGCTGAAATATGTTCCGACTTTAATCCTACTATAGATGTGGAACCTTCACTTTTGAAGTTATTTCGCAACTTGTGGTTCTATTTTGCACTTTTTGGCTTAGCACCACCCATACAGAATTTTCAAGTACCAACAAAGTCAATGTCCAGTACACTGAATAGCGTGGGAAGCATGGGTGCTATTGCTCTCCAAGCTGTGGGTGGACCATACATGTGGAATACACAGTGGTCTTCTTCTGTTCAGCGTATTGCTCAAGGGACTCCTCCACTA GTTGTTAGCTCGGTGAAATGGCTCGAAGATGAGTTAGAACTCAATGCTCTTCACAACCCAGGCAGTCGTCGAGGGAGTGGCAACGAGAAAGCTGCTGTGACCCAGAGGGCTGCTCTTTCTGCTGCTCTTGGAGGACGAGTTGATGTTGCAGCAATGAGCACAATTTCAG GTGTAAAGGCTACCTATCTCCTTGCAGTAGCTTTTCTAGAGATTATACGCTTTAACAGCAATGGTGGCATCCTCAATGGTGGGACTACTGTGACTACTTCTAGAAGTGCCTTCAGTTGTGTCTTTGAATACCTAAAAACTCCCAATCTTATGCCGGCTGTCTTCCAGTGTTTAACAGCAATTGTCCACAGGGCATTTGAAACGGCAGTATCGTGGCTG GACGATCGAATATCTGATACAGGAGACCAAGCTGAGGTCAGAGAATCTATTCTATTTGCCCATACCTGTTTTCTTATCAAAAGTATGTCTCGGAGAGAGGAACACATACGGGATATTGCTGTCAACCTGTTGACTCAATTTAGAGATAGGTTTCCACAG GTTTTATGGAATTCATCTTGTCTAGATTCTCTGCTATTCTCAATTCATAACGAGTCACCTTCTGCTGTTGTCAATGATCCTGCTTGGATGGTGGCAGTTCGTTCTTTGTACCAAAAGATAGTTCGAGAATGGATCATCAAATCACTTTCATATGCTCCTTGTACTAGCCAGGGTCTTCTACAG GAAAAGCTTTGCAAAGCAAACACATGGCAAAGAGCTCAGCATACAACTGATGTGGTTTCTCTATTATCTGAGATAAGAATTGGAACAGGTAAAAGTGATTGCTGGACAGGCATACAAACTGCAAACATTCCGGCAGTTatggctgctgctgctgctgcatcaGGAGCAAACTTAAAATTAACAGAGGCATTTAACTTGGAGGTACTCAGTACTGGTATAGTTAGTGCAACAGTGAAATGCAACCATGCTGGAGAAATTACTGGCATGAGAAACGCGTGTAGTACCTTTGGATTTCAATCAGGGGCTTCAACAGGCTTTGGGCTTGGGGCTGGTTTTCAAAGGTTGATATCCGGAGCATTTCCTCAACAGTCACAGGCTGAGGATGATTTATATGATGGGTGGTTACTTACGAACTTTGTGCGTTTACTTCAACAATTTGTTAACACTGCAGAAAAAGGTGGGGAATTGGACAAGTCGCAATTTCGAAAAATTTGTTCTCAGGCCACTGCATTACTTCTGTCAAATCTG GGTTCTGATTCAAAATCAAATGTCGAGGGCTTCTCACAACTCCTACGTCTTCTTTGTTGGTGTCCGGCTTACATTTCTACACCTGATGCAATGGAAACTGGTGTTTTCATTTGGACGTGGTTAGTTTCTGCTGCACCTCAACTGGGATCTTTAGTACTTGCCGAGCTTGTTGATGCATGGTTATGGACAATTGATACAAAGCGAGGCCTTTTTGCATCTGAAGCAAGGTGTTCAGGCCCTTCTGCAAAACTAAAGCCTCACCTTGCTCCTGGGGAGCCAGAAACACCACCTGAAATTGATCCTGTTGAGCAAATAATTGCTCATAGACTATGGCTTGGATTTTTAATTGATCGCTTTGAG GTAGTTCGACACAACAGCATAGAGCAACTCCTGCTCCTTGGTCGGCTGCTGCAGGGGACCACAAAATTCCCTTGGAATTTTTCACGCCATCCTGCAGCCACTGGTACTTTTTTCACAGTGATGCTTATGGGGCTAAAGTTCTGCTCATGCCAGTCCCAAGGCAATCTGCAGAACTTTAAAGCAGGGCTTCAGCTTTTGGAGGATCGAATTTATAG GGCCTCTTTGGGCTGGTTTGCTTATGAGCCCGAATGGTATGACATGAACAACATGAGTTTTGCCCTTAGTGAGGCTCAATCTGTCTCTGTATTTGTTCAGTATCTTTCAAATGAGAGAGTAGATCAGTCTGAATCAAAAGCACGACCACGTGAAAACGGAAGTTCGTTGATTGATGTG AATGATCAGTATCACCCTGTCTGGGGCCAGATGGAGAACTACACAATcggaagagaaaagagaaagcaGCTACTCTTAATGCTATGCCAGCATGAGGCCGACAGGCTTGAAATTTGGGCTCAACCCCTTAACTCAAA GGAAACTACCTCCCGGTCTAAAATTAACTCAGAGAAATGGATTGAGTACGCTAGGACAGCTTTTTCTGTGGATCCTCGGATTTCCTTTTCCTTGGCATCAAGGTTCCCAACAAACACACATTTGAAAGCTGAAATAACTCAACTGGTTCAG TCACATATATTGGACATCCGCTGCATACCTGAAGCATTGCCCTATTTTGTCACCCCAAAGGCAGCTGATGAGAATTCTGCACTTCTGCAACAATTGCCACACTGGGCTGCTTGTTCAATTACTCAAGCTCTTGAGTTCCTCACTCCTGCTTATAAGGGTCATCCACGTGTTATGGCATATGTGCTTAGGGTTCTGGAGTCCTATCCTCCTGAACGAGTAACCTTCTTCATGCCACAGCTTGTGCAGGCTCTGCGATATGATGAAGAG AGGTTGGTTGAAGGATATTTGCTTAGAGCAGCTCAAAGGAGTGATATATTTGCTCATATTCTGATCTGGCATCTACAG GGTGAAACGTGTGGACCAGAATCAGGTAAAGATGCTGCCGCTGGGAAG AATAGTTCGTTTCAAGCACTGTTGCCAAGTGTTAGACAGCATATTATCGATGAATTTTCTCCCAAAGCACTTGACATGTTTCAAAGAGAATTTGATTTCTTCGACAAAGTTACATCGATTTCTGGCGTACTTTTTCCACTCCCCAAGGAAGAACGCCGAGCTGGTATCCGGAG AGAGTTGGAGAAAATTGAAGTGGAGGGAGAAGACCTCTATTTACCAACTGCCCCGAACAAGCTTGTCAGGGGTATTCGGGTGGATAGTGGAATTCCCTTGCAATCGGCCGCAAAAGTCCCAATAATGATTACATTTAATGTCGTAGATCGTGATGGCGACTACAGCAATATAAAGCCTCAAGCTTGCATTTTCAAG GTTGGAGATGATTGTCGACAGGATGTTCTTGCTCTTCAAGTGATAGCACTTCTTAGAGACATATTTGAAGCAGTTGGACTTAATCTCTATCTGTTCCCTTATGGTGTTCTCCCAACTGGCCCAGAGAGAGGCATAATTGAG GTTGTGCCTAATACACGGAGCCGAAGTCAGATGGGTGAAACAACAGATGGTggtttgtttgagatttttcaACAGGACTACGGGCCTGTAGGCTCTCCTAGTTTTGAAGCTGCGCGCCAGAACTTCATCATTAGCAGTGCTGGTTATGCAGTTGCCAGTCTTTTACTTCAACCTAAGGATAGGCACAACGGGAATCTTCTTTTTGACAA TGAAGGGAGGCTTGTTCATATTGATTTTGGATTCATCCTAGAAACTTCACCGGGGGGAAATATGCGCTTTGAAAGCGCACATTTTAAGCTGAGCCATGAGATGACACAATTACTTGACCCATCCGGGGTCATGAAGAGTGAAACCTGGAACCAATTTGTGAG TTTATGCGTGAAGGGGTACCTTGCTGCCCGTCGGTATATGGATGGGATTATCAACACGGTTTTGTTAATGCTAGATAGTGGATTACCTTGCTTCAGCAGGGGTGATCCCATTGGAAACCTTCGAAGGAGATTTCATCCTGAGATGAGTGAGCGAGAAGCGGCCATTTTCATGATGCGTGTGTGCACTGATGCTTACAACAAGTGGACAACTGCTGGCTATGACTTGATTCAATATCTGCAGCAGGGCATTGAGAAGTAA